The Chanodichthys erythropterus isolate Z2021 chromosome 12, ASM2448905v1, whole genome shotgun sequence genome contains a region encoding:
- the gyg2 gene encoding glycogenin-2 gives MTEAQAFVTLATTDSYCMGCIVVGKSLRRHGTSRKLVVIISPSVSRSGRLALEDVFDEVVMVDVLDSRDKAHLTWLGRRELGVTFTKLHCWTLTQFSKCVFLDADTLVLCNVDELFEYEELSAAPDPGWPDCFNSGVFVFRPSLNTHTQILEHAAQHGSFDGGDQGVLNTFFSDWAVKDIRKHLPFVYNLSASAIYTYLPAYQQYGHHAKIVHFLGGTKPWHQSYNRQAASESYFKGCKNFEQFIHLWWAEYYSQIQLQVKKDDKNEDDSVQQLDSPQTHQTPSQTQKSSIEAHHREMRPSSPLQDLTLDSLTISSIEKPEEMNILFDVLSGGETDETPISLSSEQESEQTEPETADDSAVDTGEAIATETEQEDLEHRRMWEEGHVDYMGRDAFNNIKRKLDLFLD, from the exons ATGACGG AGGCTCAAGCCTTTGTGACCCTGGCCACTACAGATTCCTATTGCATGGGATGTATAGTGGTAGGCAAAAGTTTGCGCAGACATGGAACATCAAGGAAGTTAGTGGTGATCATTTCCCCCAGTGTTTCCAGATCAGGAAG ATTGGCCCTGGAGGACGTGTTTGATGAAGTTGTCATGGTAGATGTGTTGGACAGTAGAGACAAGGCTCATCTCACCTGGCTGGGACGTCGTGAACTAGGGGTCACTTTCACCAAACTCCACTGCTGGACCCTTACACAGTTCAGCAAATGTGTGTTCTTGGATGCAGACACACTT GTACTGTGTAATGTTGATGAGCTGTTTGAATATGAAGAATTATCTGCTGCACCTGATCCAGGCTGGCCGGATTGCTTCAACTCTGGGGTATTTGTGTTTAGGCCCTCCCTGAATACCCATACCCAAATACTGGAACACGCTGCACAGCACGGCAGCTTTGATG GAGGAGACCAGGGTGTTTTAAACACTTTCTTCAGTGACTGGGCAGTAAAAGATATCAGGAAGCATTTACCATTTGTGTACAACCTCTCAGCCAGTGCCATCTACACGTATCTGCCAGCATATCAGCA GTATGGCCACCATGCAAAGATTGTCCACTTCTTGGGTGGGACAAAGCCCTGGCATCAATCCTATAATCGACAGGCTGCCAGTGAGTCATATTTCAAGGGTTGCAAAAACTTTGAgcaatttatacatttatggTGGGCGGAGTACTACAGTCAAATCCAGCTACAAGTTAAGAAGGATGACAAGAATGAAGACGAT TCAGTGCAGCAGTTGGATTCCCCACAGACACATCAGACTCCATCACAAACCCAAAAGAGCAGCATTGAAGCCCACCACAGAGAGATGAGACCCTCTTCACCTCTCCAAGATCTGACTTTGGACTCATTGACAATCAGCTCAATTGAAAAGCCTGAGGAAATG AATATTCTCTTTGATGTCCTGTCTGGTGGGGAGACTGACGAGACCCCTATCAGCCTTTCGTCTGAGCAAGAGAGTGAGCAAACTGAACCAGAGACTGCTGATGATTCTGCCGTAGACACTGGAGAAGCT ATTGCAACTGAGACAGAGCAGGAAGACTTGGAGCACCGACGCATGTGGGAGGAAGGTCACGTTGATTATATGGGCAGAGATGCCTTCAACAACATCAAGAGGAAACTTGACCTATTCCTTgattaa